The following is a genomic window from Verrucosispora sp. WMMD573.
ACTTCACCGCCGCCGGCACCCGGGCCACCGCCGGCCGTGCGGCCCGCTACGCGCGCTCGGCCGCCGAGCAGGCCGAGACGCGGGCCGCCCCGCACGACGCGGTCCGGCTCTGGGAGCAGGCGGTCACGGCGTACGACCGGGCCGCCGACGGCGACGTGCACGGCCAGTTGGCAGCGCAGATGGGTCTGGGACGGGCCCTCGCGGTCACCGGTCGGCTGGCGCAGGCCCGCCGGCACCGGGCCGCCGCGATCAGCAGCGCCCAGCGACTCGACGACCCCGAACTACTGGCGGACGTGCTCACCGCCTTCGACGTACCGGCGATCTGGACCCGCAACGACGACGAGCTTCTGTCCCGGCAGGTCGCGCTGGCCGTCGAGACCGCGCTGGCGGCCCTGCCTCCGGACGATCACGCGCGTCGAGGTCACCTGCTGGCCACCCTGGCGCTGGAGCTGCGCGGCAGCACCGGCGACCGCGGCGACCGGGCCGCCCGCGAGGCGGAGGACATCGCCCGGCGGACCGGTGACGTACCGCTGCTCGCGTTGGCGCTCAACGCCCGCTATCTGCACACCTTTCACCGGGGTGGCCTGGCGCCGGAGCGGGCACGGCTCGGCGTGGAGCTGGTGCAGGTGGCCCGTTCACGGAACCTGGTGACATTCGAGGTGCTCGGTCACCTCATCGCCATGCAGGCGTACTGCGCGGTCGGCGACCTGGCCACGGCCGACGCCCGCGCCACGGCCGCCGACCACCTCGCCCGGCGCTACGAGCTCCCCCTGGTCGGTCTCTTCACCCGGTGGTACGCGGCCCTGCGGCTGGCCATCGAGGGACGCCCCGCCGAGGCGGAGGACGCCTACCGGGCGGCAGATCACGCCCTGCCCGCCGACGAGCTGCCCGGCATGGCGCAGGGCCTGGCCCCGCTGGCGCTGTTCTGCCTACGGCTGACCACCGGCGGCGACCTGACAGCGGGCGAGACGGTCCGCTGGCGGGGCGAGGATTTTGGTCCGTACGAACCCTGGGTCCGCCCGCTGCTGTTGCTCGCCGCCGGTGACCGCACCGGGGCCGCCGAGGCCCTGAAGGCCGTGCCGGACTCGCCGCACGACCTGCTGCGCGAGGCCCGCAGCTGCCTGGTCGCCCGTGCCGCCCTCGCGCTCGGCGACCGGTCCCGCGTCCGTGCCGCGTACGCCGACCTGCTGCCCGCCGACGGCGAACTGGCCGGCGCCGGCAGTGGTGTGCTCACCCTCGGCCCGGTCGCCCGTCACCTCGGCGACCTCGCCGCCGCGCTCGGCGACCCTGACCGCGCTCGGTGACCCTGACCGCGCTCGGGTCCACCACGCGTCGTCTCGCGGCTGAGGGCTCAACTTGGCCGCGCCGAATCGTCCTCGACGGTCACGTCGACCGGCCCGATCCGCAGGATGCCGTCGGTCAACGGGGTGCAGCGGACGCCGCCCCTGCCGCGCAGGCCACGCCACGCGCCGGGGCCGATGGTCACGTCCATCCAGGCGCAGGGGTGCGCCGCCCGGTTCGCGCGCAGCCGCACCTGACCCTGGCCCGAGTCGAGCACCAGCACCGAGCCGACCAGGTCGTCCACGGTGATGCCCCGGGTCAGGATGTTGCGCCGGACCTGAGCCAGGCCGGTCCCGGCCGGCAGCGACTCGGCGGCGATGACGGTGACGCTCGCCTGCCGATGAGCGGCCTTGCCGAAGTACCGGTCCCCCACGATGCCCAGCTCGGCCCGGATTTGGATCTCGTCCACCAGCTCGCCGGCAGCCACCGGCCCCGGCCCGTCCGCAGGCCGACCGACGAACCGGTGCACGGGCGAGGCCAGCAGCTGGACGATCTCCGGCATGCCCCGACCCTATGCCGGGCACGGTTACCGGTCAGGAGAAGCGGCGTCCCTCGTCGCGCCGGTACGCCCAGCCGGCGAGGGCGGCCAGCCCGACGATCCACACCCCCAGCATGATCATCGAGAGCGGCGCGGGCCGGAAGTCGCCCACTGCCGTCCACATCAACTCGACCGCGCCCCGCGTCGGCAGGAACGGCGCGATCGCCTCGATGAACGCGGGCGCCTGCCCGGGTGCGGTGAGCAGGCCACCGCCCACGGCCAGCGGGAAGAACACCAGCTGGGCGACCACGATCGCCGCCTTGCTCGGCAGGGCGTACCCGATGGCCAGCCCCATCAGCGTGAACGGCACCGACACCAGCGCGACGGTGGCGGCGGCGAGCAGGAACCCCGTTGCGGTGGTTCGCGCCTCGGTGAGCAGGGCCGCGATGAGCACCACCGGCAGCAGCGACAGGTAGGTCAGGGTCAGGCCGGCCAGCACCCGGCCGGCGAACCGCGGGGCCGGCCCGACCGGCAGGGTCCGCAGGTACGGATCCCAGGGCTGGGCCCGGTCCTCGGCGACGCCGACGCCGTACTGGAAGACGTTCGCGCTGAGCACCGCGAAGGTGACCATGGCGGCGGTGGCATAGGTGGCACCCACGGCGTTGTCGCCGACGGCGGGCACCACGAAGAAGAGCATCGCGACGGCGGGAAAGAAGGCGCTGCCGAACACCGCGACCGGGGTCCGGACGAGTTCCAGCAGTTGGTAGCGGGCATGGGCCAGGGCGTACTGCACGGCTTCTCCTCAGGCGGTGGTCGGTACGTCGGCGTCCGCCGGCCGGCTCTCGGCGGTGATGGTGAGGAACGCCTCCTCCAGCGAGGTGGGTCGGACCTCCAGATCGCGAAAGGCAACACCGGCGTTGACCAGATCGCGGACCAGTTGGTCGGCGTCGCCGGTGAGCAGGTGGATCCGCTCCCGGTCCCGTTCCACCCGGACCACGTCCGGCAGGGTCGGCAGCTCGTCGGTGGTCAGGCTGACCCGGCGCAGGCCGACCACGCCGCGGATCGCGGCGACGCTGTCGTCGGCGAGCACCCGCCCCTGCCCGATGACCACCACCCGCTGGGCCAGTGCCTCGATCTCCTCCAGGTAGTGGCTGGTGAGCAGGACCGTACCGCCGTCGGCGTGGAAGGCGCGGATGGCGTCCCACAGCGCGTGCCGGGCCTCGACGTCGAGGCCGGTGGTCGGCTCGTCGAGCAGGACCAGCCGGGGCCGACCGACGAAGGCCAGCGCCACCGCCAGCCGCCGCCGCTGTCCCCCGGACAGCCCACCGGTCTGCCGCCGAGTCAGGTCGGCCAGACCGAACCGGCCGAGCAGCTCGGCCCGTGGCACCGGGTCGGGAAAGTGCGCACCGACGAAGTCGACCACCTCGCCGACGCGTAGCGAACCGGGCAGCCCGGTCTCCTGCGGAGTGACCCCGACCCAGCGGCGGCACCCGGGGTCGCGGGGATCGCCGCCGAAGAGCAGGACCCGGCCACCGGTGGGGCGACGCAGCCCGACGAGCAGGTTGAGCAGGGTGCTCTTGCCGGCGCCGTTCGGCCCGAGGAGGCCGACCAGTTCGCCGGCCGGCACGTCCAGGTCGACCCGGTCCAGGGCCAGGACGTCGCCGTAGCGTCGGGTGGCCTGCTCGGCCCGGGCGAGGATCATGATGTCTCCTTGGCATCGGCGGATGCGAGCAGTGCCCGGATGGCCTCCGTGTACTCCTCGAAGGCCAGGCGACCGCGACGGGTGAGAGCGATCAGGGTGACCGGGGTACGACCCCGGTGGGTCTTGGTGACGGCGACGTACCCGGCTTCCTCCAGCCGCCGCAGGTGCACCGAGAGGTTCCCGGCGGTCATCCCGAGGATCTCCTGCAGGCGCGGAAAGGCCACCTGATCACAGTCGGGCAGGGCGGACAGGGAGGCGACCACCCGCAGCCGGGCCTGGGCGTGGATGACCGGATCGAGTTCGATCATTGCCGGCCTCGACGACGCAGCCAGCCGAGCAGTCCGGCGAGCAGCATCCCGCCGCCACCGGCGACCGCGACGGTCAGGGCGTGCCAGCCGGGGCCGGCGATGGTGCCGAGCAGATTGACCACGGTGATCCAGACACCGAGCAGGAACAACGGGCGGTCCAACCAGATAGCGCCGCCGGCCATGTGCAGGATGCCGGTCAGGCCCACCGCGAGGGCCGACCAGAGCAGGCCGACGAGGTCCGACGGCAGGCTGTCGGACAGCCGGCCGGCGAGCACGAAGAGGGTCAGGAAGCCAAGCCCCCAGGACCAGCCGTACCAGCCGCCGCGTCGGGCGGATTCCCCGGTCACCTGCCCGTACGCCCGCGCGCCGGCCATCGCGGTCACGGCGCCGGCGGCGGCCAGCAGGACGAACAGCGTGGTCAGCGGCAGCCAGGAGGGCATCTCGACCAGGGACGCGTCACCCGGCGAGTAGTGGAGAAAGTGCAGCCCGAACCCGATCAGCCAGGCCAGCCCCCAGGGCCAGTAGTAGGCGCGCGGATCCGGCTCGAACTGACGGGCGGCGGTCGCCCGCTGCTCGTCGATCAGTCGCAGGGCGGCAGCCGGGTCCTCGGGCGGCAGGTCATCGTTCGCAATCACGCAAACTACTTTAAGACGCAAAGTCAAGCGTGCCGACGGCGGCCCGTCCGGCAGGCGGCGCACCCGTTGGCCTGCGGACCGAGCCGGCGGTCCGCAGACCAACGTGATCGCCGGTCAGCTTGCGCAGGTCAACGTGATCCCCTGCGGCACCGTGCTGGCCGAGGCGAGCAGCCCGAACGTGGTGGTACCGCCCGGCGCGACGGTGCCGTTGTACGAGGCGTTGCGGACCGTGACGTCGGCGGCCGAACTGTCGGGCACCCCACCCCAGACCGATTGGATCCGCTCGTCACCGGACCACCGCCACCGGACGAGCCAACCGTCCAGCGGTTCGCTGCCGGTGTTGCGTACGGTGACCGTGGCGACGAAACCACTGCCCCACCGGGCGTCGATAGTGGCCGTCGCGCCGCAGGGGGACAACGGCTCCGTTCGCGCCGGTCCACCGATCACATACGGATCACGCCGGGCCTCGACGTCGCTGAACCGGAACCAGTATTCGGTGTCCGGGGTCAGCCCGTCGAGCGTCACCTGCCCGTTGCGCTCCAGCCCGGTGACCGCCTCGGCTACCGGATTCCGCCAGTTCGCCGCGTCGTCACGGCTGGTGAAGAGCAGGACGGTCATCGGCAGTTCGTAGCCGCAGGGTGGGCCACTGAACATCAGGGAGTAGCTGATCGTGACGGTGGTGGCGGTCACCCCGGTGATCATGGCGCTGATCGGCAGTGCCGGCGGGCAGGCCACCGTCGGGGTAGGTGTCGGGGTCGGGCTTGGGGTCGGACTCGGGCTCGGGGTCCACAGGGGCACCGGGGTCTGGGCGGCCGGGGCGTCGGCGGCACCGGCCGCCGTGACCCCGGCGACTGCGGCCAGGGTCACGGCGGTCAGCACCACGCCGAGCGTACGTAGCATCCGTTACCTCCGAGGTACGGTGACCGGCGGATCGGCTGAGTCAGCCGACGGCCGGTAGGTGTCGGGCACCGGCCAACGGACCGCTGACAGCGTCGACAGCAGACGTCACGGTGGCGGTACGCGCGCGAGAGGGCTGCCCGGACGCGGGGCATCCACGGCCCGCCCACGCCCGTCGAGCGACCGCATCGGCTCCCCGGACGCGGTCGATGAGCCTGAGTCTCCCAGTCGACGTTTCTCGATACAACCGCCCCGATTCAGCGGACCGGACAATAGCCGGATGACAGGTGTCGCCTCCAGGACCGGACCCACGGCGCAGCTCAGCCCATCGACTTAGCGCCGTCGATGCCCTCGCGGATGATGTCGGCGTGCCCGGCGTGCTGGGCTGTCTCCGCGATGATGTGCAGCAGCACCCGGCGGGCCGACCAGCGGGCACCCGGCTCGAACCAGGGGGCCTCCGGCAGCGGGTGACCGGCGTCGAGGTCGGGCAGGGTGGCGACGAGTTCGTCGGTGCGGCGCGCCACCTCGTCGTAGGCCGCCAGGATGCCGGCCAGGGTCTCTCCCGGCAGCATCTGGAACGACTGCGTGTGACGCTCGTTGGCGCCCGGGTCGTCGGAGCTGCCCATCGCCGCCGGACCATCGAGGATGAAGCCGACCCAGTCGCGTTCGGTGTGCGCGACATGCTTGATCACGCCGCCCACACACAGCTCGCTCACCGTGCTGCGCTCGGCGGCCTGCTGGTCGGTCAGCTCCCGTGCCGTGTTGCGCAGCAGGAAGCGGTGCTGGCGCAGGGCCTGGAGCAGGTCGGCACGCTCGGCTGGCAGCCCGGTTTCGGTCATGGTCGGCCCCTTCATCGGCGGTAGGCCGATGCTATTGGCCACCCCCGACAGTCCCTCCGTCAACGCTTGGCGCATCCGGTCGAACTCGACTCCGGGCGGCGGTGAGCCGGCGACGACCCTTGACCGCGGACCGTGATCGGCTTAGCTTCATCGATCAGGAAGGTCTCTTAACTGATTTCGCCCACCCCGCCCGGGAGTGCCGATGCGATCATCACGTCCCCGCCGTCTCACCGCCCTCGTCGCCCTGACCACCCTGCTCGTCACCGCCGCGCCACCGAACTCCGCCCACGCCAGCGGCAAGCCGGGCCGCAGCGACGGCTACCACCGGGTCGGCTACTTCACCCAGTGGGGCATCTACGGCCGGGCGTTCCCGGTCAAGAAACTCGACACCTCCGGCGCGGCGAGCCGCCTCACCCACGTCAACTACGCATTCGGCAACGTCAGCGAGGACGGACGGTGCCAGGTGGACGGTGGTCCGGGCGAGGGCGACGCCTGGGCCGACTACCAGCGTCCCGTCCCGGCGGAGGAGAGCGTGGACGGTTTCGCCGACGCCTGGGGCGAACCACTCAACGGCAACTTCGGCCAGTTGGCCAAGCTGAAGGCCAAGCACCCCGAGCTGAAGGTGATGATCTCGCTGGGCGGGTGGAGCTGGTCCACGTACTTCTCCAACGCCGCCCGCACCGACGCCGCCCGTCGGGCCTTCGTCTCCTCCTGCATCGACCTCTACCTCAGGGGAAACCTGCCGATCCTGGACGGCGGCAGCGGCGGTCCCGGTGCCGCCGCCGGGGTGTTCGACGGCATCGACCTGGACTGGGAGTGGCCCAACTGGCCGGGTGAGCCCGGCAACGTCATCCGCCCCGAGGACCGGGAGAACTTCACCAAACTGCTCGCCGAGTTCCGCCGGCAGCTCGACGCGTACGGCCGGCAGACGCGGCGGCATCACCCACTGACCGCCTTCCTCCCGGCCAACCCGGCCGCCATGGACGCCGGCTACGAGGGACGCAAGATCTTCAAGTACCTCGACTTCGCCACCGTGCAGGGCTACGACTTCCACGGCACCTGGGAAGCGGTGACCAATCAGCAGTCGGCGCTGCGCGTACCCAAGGGCGCGCCGGACGACCCGGACTTCTCGGTCGAGGTGGCGATCGACGGCTGGATCGCCCGTGGGGCACCCCGGCACAAGCTGGTCCTCGGCATCCCCTACTACGGGCAGGGCTGGACCGGCGTCACCGGCGACGGCAACGGGCTGTTCCAGGCGGCCACCGGGCCCGCGCCGGCCACCCACGCCGCCGGGTTCGAGGACTACAAGCAGCTCAAGAACCTCGCCCGGGACGGCTTCACCGTCCACCGCGACCTGCGCGCCGGGCACGCCTGGCTGTTCGACGGCACGACCTTCTGGACGTACGACGATCCGGTGGTGGTGCTGCAGAAGACGCTCTACGTCCGCCGGGCCGGCCTGGGCGGGGCGATGATCTGGTCGCTCGACGGCGACGACGACCGCGCAACCCTGACCAGGACGATCAGCCTGGGACTCACCACCCGATAGCCGTACCGTCCCCCGGTCGCCGTCCCCGACCGGCGGCCGGGCAGCGGACGCTCAACCGAGAATGCCCTCGTGCAGCGCGCGGAGCACGGCGTTCGTGCGGTCCCGCGCGCCGAGCTTGGTCAGGATCGTGGAGACGTGGTTCTTGACGGTGCCTTCGGCGAGGAACAACCCGTCGGCGATCTCCCGGTTGCTGTAGCCGTGCGCCACGAGCCGCAACACCTCCTGCTCGCGTTCGGTGAGGCGCTGCACCGGCGGCGCCTGCGGTCCGGCCGGGGACGGCCCGGAGCGGATCGCCCGCAGCATCCGGTCGGTGATCGACGGAGCGATGAGCGTGCCACCGCCGGCGAGCGTGCGGATGGCCCGGGTGAGCTGTTCCAGCGTGACGTCCTTCAGCAGATAGCCCCGGGCGCCCGCGCGCAACGCCGCCAGCACGAGTTCGTCGTCGTCGAACGTGGTCAGCACCAGCACCGGGATGTCGACGCCGTCCGCACGCAGCCGTTCCAGCGCCCAGATGCCGTCGAAGCGGGGCATCCGCAGGTCGAGCAGGATCACGTCGGGGGCGGTACGCGCGACGACCGGGAGCGCGGCCCGGCCGTCGTCGGCCTCGCCGACCACGTCGATTCCGGCGACCTCAAGCAGTCCACGGATGCCCTGCCGGATCAGGGTCTGGTCGTCGACCACCACCACCCGGGTCATCGCGCCGGCACCCGCGCGGTCACCCGGAACCCTTCGCCTCCGTCGACCGACAGCTCACCGCCGAGGGCGGCGAACCGTTCACCCAGGCCACGCAGCCCGTTGCCGAACGTCGGCTCCGGTGCGCCCCGGCCGTCGTCGCGGGCGTCCAGCACGGTCCCCCGTTCGTCGCCGGTCACCGAGATCCGCAGGGTACGCGCGTCGGCGTGCCGGATGGTGTTGGTGACGATCTCCTGAGTGGCCCGGACGAACGCCGCGCCGTCGTCCTCGTCGACGCGCACCGCCGGGGACACGTCGATGGTCACGTCGAGACCGGGCAGGTCCTGCGTCACCCGACGCAACGCCTGCTCAAGATCGGGACTTTCGGTGCGCAGCCGTCCGACCGTGGTCCGCACGTCGCCGAGCAGTTCCCGGGCCACCTGATCGGCCCGCTCAAGGTGGGTACGCACCGCCGGCCCCTCCAGGTGGCGGGCGGTCTCCAGCTCCAGGGTCAGCACGGTCAGCTGATGGCCGATCAGATCGTGCAGTTCGCGGGAGATGCGCAGCCGTTCCGCCGTGGCAGCCGAGTCCGACAGCAGGACGCTGGCCGCCTGCAACTCGACATGAGCCTCGGCCAGCTCGCGGCGCATCCGCTGCTCCCGCAGCAGGGTGACCGAGCTGAGCAGCGTCGCCAGTTGGATGAGCAGGTAGAAGATCAGAAGCATGACACCGTCGGCCGGAGCCCGCGTCATCGACGCCGCGCCGAAGGTGATCACGAGTGTGTTGGCGACCACGACCGCCAGCCCCACCGGCAGCGGCACCACGTAGACGCTCACCGCCGCGGTGAGGACCAGCAGCACCGGCAACAGCCCCAGGGTGGATGCGGTCAGCAGCAGGGCCCAGGCGGCGACGACGCTCGCGGCGAACGCCGCGAACCTGACCAGCCGGGACACGCGGGTGGCCACCGAGACGAGCATGGCGACCAGGTAGCAGGCGAACAGCGCGATCCACCAGCCGCGCCCGATCGTGGTCCCGATGGCGCCGAAGAGGCCGGGACCAGCGACGGCGACCGCCACCACGAGCATCGCGAGGCCGGACCACTCGTCTGTCCCGACCCGTCGCATGATCCCCACTCTAGGTCGGGCCGTGGCGAGCCCACCTGTGCCGGAAGTAATGCCGGCGGGTGATGACTTTCGGGACACGACACCGGCCGGACGGGTTCGTAGCGTCGAGGCATGCACAGCACCGAACCGGCGATCCTCGCCGAGCACCTCGCCAAGAGCTACCGCGATACGAGGGCGGTCGTCGATGTGAGTCTGCGGGTCGAGGTCGGTGAGACGGTCGGTGTGGTCGGTGCCAACGGCGCGGGCAAGACGACGACCGTCGAGATGATCGCCGGGTTACGCGTACCCGAACAGGGGCGGGTACGCGTACTCGGTCTCGATCCGCGCCGGGACCGGGCGCGGCTGCGACAGATCCTCGGCGTGCAGTTGCAGCAGGCCCAGCTGCACCACGCGCTCCGGGTCACCGAGCTGGTCGACCTCTACCGCAGCTTCTACCCCGATCCCCGGTCCACCGAGGAACTGCTGGACCTCGTCGAGCTGACCGAACAGCGCCGGACCAGCTTCGACAAGCTCTCCGGCGGGCAACAGCAGCGGCTCTCCATCGCCCTCGCCATCGCCGGACGACCCCGCGTGGTGATCCTCGACGAACTGACCACCGGGCTCGACCCGACGGCACGACGCCGGATGTGGGGCACGGTCGAGCGACTCAGCTCCGAAGGGGTGAGCGTGCTGCTCGTCAGTCACGCCATGGAGGAGGTCGAGCGGCTCTGCGACCGGGTCGTGGTGCTCGACGCCGGCCGGGTCGTCGCGCTCGACAGCCCGGCGGGCCTGATCACACGCGCCGGGACCGCCACCCTCGACGACGCGTTCGTCGCCCTCACCGGCCGGCAGTTGGCGGAGGAGCCCGCATGAACGCGCTCGTCGAGGCCCGTCGGCCCGGGCTGCGCTCGCTGGTCACCCTGATCGGTTGCGAGGCGAAGATGGTCGTCCGGGACACGGCCGGACTGGTGGTCCCCCTCTGCCTGCCGCTGCTGATCATGTTGACCAGCGCCTCCTCCGCGAGCCGGACCGTCGTCACCAACGGTCGCACCGCGTTGGACCTCTACGTCCTGCCACTCGTGTTCACCATGGTCGTCGCGATCATCGGCATCATCAACATGCCGAGCTTCCTCGCCTACTACCGACGCTCCGGGATCCTCCGCCGGCTCGGGGTCACCCCCGCGTCGCCGGCCATGGTCCTCGCCGCCCAGGCCGTGGTCAGCGTTCTCCAGGCGCTCGTCGGTATCGCGGCCGCTCTGGTCGTGGCGTTCCTGGCCTTCGGCGCCAGCCCGCCCGCCGACCTCGCCACCGCTGCCGGAGTGGTCGCGTTGGCGATGGCCGCGATGTACGGCACCGGCATGATCGTCGCGGCGGTCGCGCCCACCCCCAACTCCGCCGTCGCCATCGGTCTGGTCGGCTTCTTCGTTTTGGGCGCCGTCGGTGGCATGTTCGGCGGTCGCGACTCCCTGCCCGAGCCGCTCGCCGAGATCGGTGGCTGGCTGCCGTTCGGCGCGGCCGTCGAGGCCCTGTCGTCCGCCTGGGCCGGCACCGCGGTACCGGCGGCGAACCTGATCGGCCTCGGCACGACGGTCGTCGTCGCAGCAGTGGTCGCGGGTCTGCTGTTCCGGTGGGAGTGACCCGTCACCGCCACCGATGGACCACAACGCGCCCGCCGGCTGGCCGGACGCCCGTCCTGACCGACCGACCGGTCGGTCGGTCGGTCAGGACGGCTCGGCGGTGAGCAGGTAGTCGTCCGCCTCGGTGCTCCACCGCAGGCCCACGGCCCCTTCCGTGGCGGCGGCCTTGCAGAACTGCAGAAAGCCCCGGTAGCCCAGCTTCTTCTCGCTGAAGTCCGGCCGCACCCGCCGAAGCTGGTTCTTCAGGCCGGACAGGGCCACCTCCCCGGTCTCCCCGCCGAGATCACGGATGACGGAGCTGAGCAGCGCGAACGCCGTCTCCCGGTCGCCGTGTTCCGGCAGGGAGACCTCCGGGTCGCCCTTTGCCGGGCCTTCCGCCAGCTCGATCACACGCAGTTCGGCGAGGTGGCGCAGCAGTTCACCGAAGGTGCGGAACCCGTGGTCGGACTCGCTGAAGGTGGGATCCTTGCGCAACAGCGTCCGCTTCAACCGCGAGGCGGTCACCTCCCCGCCGGAGCCGCCCTGCAGACCCGCGACGGTCTGCGCGACGAGGACGGCGAGGGCGTCGGCGTCGCGGGCCGGCTCCTCGCTCGGCGTCGCCTCGATCTCCACCTGCTCGGCGGGCTGCGGCTCCGGCTCGGGCAGCCGGGCCGGACGGCCCCGCCGCCCCCGCGTCGGCAGGATGTCGACGCCCTCCAACCGGTCGTAGTAGAGGAACTCGTCGCAGGCCGGTGGCAGCAGGGCCGAGGTGGACTTCTCGACCCCCACACCGATCACCTGCTTGTTGAGTTCGCGGAGCTTGTGCACCAGCGGCGTGAAGTCGCTGTCGCCGGTGCACAGGACGAAGGTCGAGATGTACCCACGTTCGAAGGCCAGCTCGATCGCGTCGACGGCCATCTTGATGTCGGCGGCGTTCTTGCGGGTGGCACCCATCCGCTGCGGAATCTCGATCAGCTCGACGTGCGAGCGGGTCAACATCCGGCGGTCCTCGTCGAAGTACGACCAGTCGGCGTACGCCCGACGCACCACCACCCGGCCGCGCTCGGCCAGCGCGTCGGCGATCGGTCGGAAGTCGAACATCGCCCCGCCGTGGTGGTCGCGCACTCCCAGCGCCAGGTTCTCGTAGTCCAGAAACAGGGCGATCCGGTCCTCATGCTCCACCCGGGCAGCGTACGTCGTGCGGCCGGGACCCGGCCGAGGGCCGGTGGCACCGCGCCGCAACGGGAGCGTCACGGGTAGCGGCTACCATCGCCCGATGGATCTTCGCGGCACGATCAGCCCGGACCGTCCACTGCTCGTCCTGGCCATCGCCGAGGAGGCCGCATACCTCGACGCGGAGCTTCCGGTGCTGCTGACCGGGATGGGGAAGGTCAACGCCGCGGCCGCCGTCGCGGCGACGCTGGCCCGCTTCCCATTGCCGTCGGTGTTGGTCAACCTCGGCACCGCGGGCGCACTGCGCCCGGCCTGGACCGGCACCCACGAGATCGGCAGCGTCCTCCAGCACGACCTGGACACCGAGTTCATCCGCCGCCTCACCGGTCAGACCGTCGGCGCGCCGCTGGCCCTGGGCGACGGCCCGACGCTGGCCACCGGTGACC
Proteins encoded in this region:
- a CDS encoding ABC transporter ATP-binding protein — encoded protein: MHSTEPAILAEHLAKSYRDTRAVVDVSLRVEVGETVGVVGANGAGKTTTVEMIAGLRVPEQGRVRVLGLDPRRDRARLRQILGVQLQQAQLHHALRVTELVDLYRSFYPDPRSTEELLDLVELTEQRRTSFDKLSGGQQQRLSIALAIAGRPRVVILDELTTGLDPTARRRMWGTVERLSSEGVSVLLVSHAMEEVERLCDRVVVLDAGRVVALDSPAGLITRAGTATLDDAFVALTGRQLAEEPA
- a CDS encoding ABC transporter permease; protein product: MNALVEARRPGLRSLVTLIGCEAKMVVRDTAGLVVPLCLPLLIMLTSASSASRTVVTNGRTALDLYVLPLVFTMVVAIIGIINMPSFLAYYRRSGILRRLGVTPASPAMVLAAQAVVSVLQALVGIAAALVVAFLAFGASPPADLATAAGVVALAMAAMYGTGMIVAAVAPTPNSAVAIGLVGFFVLGAVGGMFGGRDSLPEPLAEIGGWLPFGAAVEALSSAWAGTAVPAANLIGLGTTVVVAAVVAGLLFRWE
- a CDS encoding NYN domain-containing protein encodes the protein MEHEDRIALFLDYENLALGVRDHHGGAMFDFRPIADALAERGRVVVRRAYADWSYFDEDRRMLTRSHVELIEIPQRMGATRKNAADIKMAVDAIELAFERGYISTFVLCTGDSDFTPLVHKLRELNKQVIGVGVEKSTSALLPPACDEFLYYDRLEGVDILPTRGRRGRPARLPEPEPQPAEQVEIEATPSEEPARDADALAVLVAQTVAGLQGGSGGEVTASRLKRTLLRKDPTFSESDHGFRTFGELLRHLAELRVIELAEGPAKGDPEVSLPEHGDRETAFALLSSVIRDLGGETGEVALSGLKNQLRRVRPDFSEKKLGYRGFLQFCKAAATEGAVGLRWSTEADDYLLTAEPS
- a CDS encoding nucleosidase, producing MDLRGTISPDRPLLVLAIAEEAAYLDAELPVLLTGMGKVNAAAAVAATLARFPLPSVLVNLGTAGALRPAWTGTHEIGSVLQHDLDTEFIRRLTGQTVGAPLALGDGPTLATGDRFIADDEARAALARRAHLVDMEGYAVASTAHAFGVPVRVVKQVSDEAGDGAERSWQESVDGCARILAGWVRDNLRQ